From Parasphaerochaeta coccoides DSM 17374, a single genomic window includes:
- the metK gene encoding methionine adenosyltransferase, with translation MVIQSSYLFSSESVSEGHPDKVSDQISDALLDAALSQDPLSRVAIETFVTANTVIIGGEVATQAKLAVDDIVRSVIRDIGYTEEGSGFAADTVRITNLIAPQSQDIAMGVSAQTNLFGVQGAGDQGIMFGYATNETPEYLPAPLTYAHKILKRAALLRKNGTLPFLRPDAKSQISIRYDNHKPVRIDSVVLSHQHSPDITREELEHVFLEDLVRPVLEGTNLLDGDTKYYFNPTGRFVLGGPAADTGLTGRKIIVDTYGGAGRHGGGAFSGKDPSKVDRSASYYARYVAKNIVATGLASRLELQVAYAIGVPFPVSIYVNTFGTGKKSDREIEKIITEKFNFSPASIIAQLDLLRPIYRHYDTYGHFSHPEAPWEQVGQVDL, from the coding sequence ATGGTTATACAATCTTCTTATCTTTTTTCTTCAGAATCCGTCAGCGAAGGACATCCTGACAAGGTAAGCGACCAGATTTCCGACGCCCTTCTTGATGCAGCCTTGTCCCAGGATCCGCTTTCACGCGTCGCCATCGAAACTTTCGTCACTGCGAACACGGTCATCATTGGCGGAGAGGTTGCGACACAGGCAAAGCTGGCGGTCGATGATATCGTCCGTTCGGTCATCAGGGACATCGGCTATACGGAAGAAGGTTCCGGTTTCGCCGCCGATACGGTGCGGATTACGAACCTGATAGCTCCCCAGTCACAGGATATAGCCATGGGGGTATCGGCGCAGACGAACCTTTTCGGCGTACAGGGAGCCGGAGACCAAGGCATCATGTTCGGCTACGCTACCAATGAGACACCGGAATATCTTCCCGCCCCTCTCACCTATGCCCACAAGATACTCAAAAGAGCGGCGCTTCTCCGCAAAAATGGAACTCTCCCTTTCCTGCGGCCTGATGCCAAGAGCCAGATTTCCATTCGCTATGATAATCATAAACCGGTGAGGATTGATTCCGTGGTTCTTTCCCACCAGCATTCCCCTGACATAACCCGCGAGGAGTTGGAGCATGTATTCCTGGAAGACCTTGTCCGCCCTGTCTTGGAGGGAACGAACCTGTTGGATGGTGATACGAAGTATTATTTCAATCCCACAGGTCGGTTTGTCTTGGGCGGCCCCGCCGCGGATACCGGCCTGACCGGAAGAAAAATCATCGTGGACACCTACGGCGGTGCTGGCAGGCATGGCGGCGGCGCTTTCAGTGGCAAGGATCCTTCCAAGGTAGACCGTTCCGCTTCATACTACGCCCGCTATGTGGCCAAGAACATCGTGGCAACCGGCCTGGCATCACGTCTGGAATTGCAGGTTGCCTATGCCATTGGCGTTCCTTTCCCCGTCTCCATCTACGTAAACACGTTTGGAACAGGAAAGAAAAGCGACAGGGAGATAGAAAAAATCATCACGGAGAAATTCAATTTCTCCCCAGCCTCCATCATAGCCCAGCTCGACCTGCTCCGTCCCATATACCGTCACTATGATACCTATGGGCATTTCAGCCATCCGGAAGCTCCATGGGAACAGGTGGGACAGGTTGATTTGTAA
- a CDS encoding IMPACT family protein has product MTMRVPTGRFETELEVRKSRFISIAVPCTSAVQAKLIVKETKTAYPDATHVVHAGVYGKNGDEFSFSDDHEPKNTAGRPMLEVLRGSLLTDILVLAIRYFGGTLLGTGGLVKAYGDCARLAVAGVPAEELIPRSAFVISIGYHLYEPVKKLLDSRQATITEEVLDTSVTFHGSLPSSAAADLPTLITNMSNGKGSVVLTSLSDA; this is encoded by the coding sequence ATGACGATGCGCGTGCCGACCGGTCGTTTCGAAACTGAATTAGAGGTTCGGAAATCCCGCTTCATCTCCATTGCCGTCCCGTGTACTTCCGCCGTGCAAGCCAAGCTCATCGTCAAGGAAACGAAAACCGCCTATCCAGATGCCACTCATGTCGTACATGCTGGTGTCTACGGAAAAAACGGTGACGAATTTTCTTTCAGTGATGATCATGAACCCAAGAACACCGCAGGACGTCCCATGCTGGAAGTGCTAAGGGGCAGTCTGCTCACCGACATCCTTGTGCTGGCTATCCGCTATTTCGGCGGTACACTCCTTGGAACAGGAGGGCTGGTAAAGGCTTATGGCGACTGCGCCCGTCTGGCGGTAGCGGGAGTACCGGCAGAAGAACTCATCCCCCGCTCCGCATTTGTCATTTCCATTGGATATCACCTGTATGAACCGGTGAAAAAGCTGCTGGATTCCCGCCAGGCGACCATCACGGAAGAAGTCCTCGACACCTCCGTCACGTTCCACGGGAGTCTTCCCAGCAGTGCCGCGGCAGACCTGCCCACCTTAATCACCAACATGAGTAATGGCAAAGGCTCTGTCGTCCTTACCTCTTTGTCAGACGCTTGA
- the murA gene encoding UDP-N-acetylglucosamine 1-carboxyvinyltransferase, protein MAQNQGGRYIIDGGRPVSGTVRISGNKNAALPCLAATLLAREPVTLRNIPRIADVGVMVELLEILGMRVENREPGVYHISGTPSVRDLPYTLVDAVRGSILLVGPLVARCGAVRLPPPGGDVIGLRRLDTHFSVLEALGATCVLHDNGLLDVRTPSGLSGTDVFLDEASVTATENAVMAASVASGTTILRNAACEPHVQDLCSMLNQMGAKISGIGSNLLVIEGVAELHGCDFTIGYDYMEAGSFIGLAAATRGTLILEGTDGHDVPMIRNGFARLGIEWESLAGNRLVVPAEQRLSIVRTVNGGTPKLDDAPWPGFPADLLSIMTVVATQAKGNILIHEKMFESRMFFIDWLIRMGADIILCDPHRAVVTGPMALTPARLTSPDVRAGMALIIAALCAEGRSEIQNVYQVERGYEDLVGKLKILGAAIERVE, encoded by the coding sequence ATGGCTCAGAACCAAGGCGGCCGCTATATCATTGACGGAGGCAGGCCGGTATCCGGGACTGTCCGCATCAGTGGCAACAAGAATGCGGCGCTTCCCTGTCTTGCCGCCACGCTCCTTGCCAGGGAACCGGTGACGCTGCGCAACATTCCACGCATAGCCGATGTCGGCGTCATGGTGGAGCTGCTTGAGATTCTTGGGATGCGGGTGGAGAACCGGGAACCGGGAGTCTACCATATCAGCGGTACGCCGTCCGTCCGTGACCTTCCTTATACCTTGGTTGATGCCGTGAGGGGATCCATACTTCTTGTCGGGCCATTGGTTGCGCGGTGCGGAGCGGTACGGCTTCCCCCTCCCGGTGGAGATGTCATAGGCCTGCGTCGGCTGGACACTCATTTCTCCGTGCTGGAAGCCTTGGGCGCCACGTGCGTCCTTCATGACAACGGTCTTCTGGATGTCCGCACGCCATCAGGACTGTCCGGAACTGATGTTTTCCTGGACGAAGCCTCTGTCACCGCGACAGAAAATGCCGTCATGGCCGCCTCGGTAGCGTCAGGAACGACTATCCTGCGCAATGCCGCCTGTGAACCGCATGTCCAGGATCTCTGCTCCATGCTGAACCAGATGGGAGCGAAAATCAGCGGGATTGGTTCTAATCTCCTTGTCATAGAAGGCGTCGCCGAACTGCATGGCTGTGATTTCACCATTGGCTATGATTACATGGAGGCAGGTTCTTTCATTGGACTTGCTGCGGCCACCCGTGGGACTTTAATCCTGGAAGGGACTGATGGTCATGATGTTCCCATGATTCGGAACGGATTCGCCCGGCTGGGAATAGAATGGGAGTCCCTTGCAGGGAATCGTCTCGTTGTTCCCGCGGAGCAGAGGTTGTCCATAGTCAGGACGGTGAACGGAGGGACGCCGAAACTGGACGATGCTCCCTGGCCGGGATTCCCGGCGGATCTGCTGAGCATCATGACTGTCGTCGCTACCCAGGCAAAGGGAAACATCCTGATACATGAAAAGATGTTTGAGTCACGGATGTTCTTCATCGACTGGTTGATTCGGATGGGGGCGGATATCATCCTCTGTGATCCCCATAGGGCGGTCGTCACCGGCCCCATGGCCTTGACTCCAGCTCGGCTCACCAGCCCGGATGTCCGTGCCGGCATGGCGTTGATAATAGCGGCTCTCTGCGCTGAGGGGCGTTCAGAGATACAGAATGTCTACCAGGTTGAACGCGGATACGAGGATCTTGTAGGCAAATTGAAAATCCTGGGAGCTGCAATTGAGAGGGTCGAATAA
- a CDS encoding 8-oxo-dGTP diphosphatase has translation MIVRFLAENYLWIIIAILAVNMTQRKYPGTDKKRRATVYIALGALLLNISAVFVLQNEMTHWLVAVAAIILLVAGFFLRKWVWPFRLHCAGCGKRMDYAHVVGHDDNLCTSCHLEKHPEEKEKAEAAAQEAERKKQDRVQPARIDYSAARTVEDVDWDVWEPTETCVLTYLLRTSDDGKRQILLIDKKRGLGDGLVNVPGGHIEVAETATEAAIREFKEETDMDIIDPEYRGVLDFQFTDGLAMRGHVFTATSWTGTPRETDEARPFWCDEQDLPYEKMWSDDELWLPDMLAGKNVKGVFIFDDRVMLSHKVELLNRPETLAEDTTEDVAENVK, from the coding sequence ATGATAGTACGATTCCTTGCAGAAAATTATCTTTGGATCATCATTGCGATCCTTGCGGTCAACATGACACAGCGCAAGTACCCCGGTACAGACAAGAAACGACGAGCGACGGTCTACATTGCCCTGGGAGCATTGCTCCTCAACATCAGTGCAGTGTTTGTCTTACAGAACGAGATGACCCACTGGCTGGTCGCTGTCGCGGCAATCATTCTCCTGGTCGCAGGCTTCTTTCTGCGCAAATGGGTCTGGCCTTTCCGCCTTCACTGCGCCGGATGCGGGAAACGCATGGACTACGCCCACGTAGTCGGACATGACGACAACCTTTGTACGTCCTGTCACCTGGAAAAGCACCCGGAGGAAAAGGAAAAAGCGGAAGCTGCCGCACAGGAAGCGGAACGCAAGAAGCAGGACAGAGTCCAACCTGCCCGCATTGACTACAGCGCCGCCCGAACCGTCGAGGACGTTGACTGGGATGTCTGGGAACCGACCGAAACCTGTGTGCTGACATATCTGCTGCGCACATCTGATGACGGGAAACGCCAGATACTCTTGATTGACAAGAAACGCGGCCTTGGGGACGGTTTGGTGAACGTACCCGGCGGGCATATAGAAGTAGCTGAAACCGCGACGGAAGCCGCCATCAGGGAGTTCAAGGAAGAAACGGACATGGATATCATCGACCCTGAATACCGAGGCGTGTTGGATTTCCAGTTCACCGACGGTCTTGCTATGCGCGGGCATGTCTTCACCGCGACATCATGGACCGGGACGCCCAGGGAAACAGATGAAGCCCGTCCGTTCTGGTGTGATGAACAGGATCTCCCCTATGAGAAGATGTGGTCTGATGACGAGCTTTGGCTTCCCGACATGCTTGCGGGGAAAAACGTGAAAGGCGTATTCATCTTTGATGACCGCGTCATGCTCAGCCACAAGGTGGAGTTGCTCAATCGTCCTGAAACTTTAGCGGAAGACACAACGGAAGACGTGGCGGAAAACGTGAAGTAA
- a CDS encoding M28 family metallopeptidase: protein MVRIHWPWSKKKSPDSSFRKEKTATQDSLPRVAALAAAALRRTREIIGLTGSRLAGSQAARDAAKLLHDDLAKVCDSTASQTFLMNVGSYAGWIRWVPLLYIIALAFAWASLPMVSFILFLICAFYAINQFIFFRPVGEITHPKDEGINVHGVIEPSGQARRTIVFSGHHDSARLDTFSTGSKKEYMSTVFLPFACCMFLFAVVAVLTVGSLFGHSVVPWRSVPVLALLVIATVLWKMVLPLRTFFSEEASPGAGDNLVSSCIVIELARYFRARTRRGNPLVGTRLVFASFDGEEVGVRGSRAWFSRNKEQLIPPGTLGYHFNIDCPYRLQDVSFLSTDAHGTVHLSQQFATQCADVAQSIGYNVHSQKMPLLAGATDATEGARAGLSATTLMGVSWEDGRKSAPYHTPEDTPDAVEPEALEAVLAIAIKLVGTLDGLDGEDAMEASEDVTESSDEDAPLKFKRLTKR from the coding sequence ATGGTACGGATACATTGGCCGTGGAGCAAGAAAAAATCACCAGATTCATCCTTCCGAAAAGAAAAAACGGCAACTCAAGACAGTCTTCCACGGGTAGCGGCACTTGCCGCCGCAGCGTTGCGCCGTACACGGGAAATCATCGGATTGACCGGCTCCCGGCTTGCCGGTTCACAGGCCGCGCGGGATGCAGCGAAGCTGTTGCATGACGACTTGGCAAAAGTCTGTGATTCCACCGCAAGCCAGACATTTCTCATGAATGTCGGCTCATATGCCGGATGGATACGCTGGGTTCCACTGCTCTATATCATTGCCCTTGCCTTTGCCTGGGCATCCCTGCCGATGGTTTCGTTCATTTTGTTCCTCATATGCGCTTTCTATGCCATCAATCAGTTCATTTTCTTCCGACCTGTCGGGGAAATAACCCATCCCAAGGATGAAGGAATCAATGTTCACGGGGTGATAGAACCGTCGGGACAAGCGCGGAGAACCATTGTATTCAGCGGACACCATGACAGTGCCCGGTTGGACACATTCAGTACCGGAAGCAAGAAGGAGTATATGTCCACGGTTTTCCTGCCTTTCGCCTGCTGCATGTTTCTCTTTGCCGTGGTCGCAGTACTGACTGTCGGTTCCCTGTTCGGGCATTCTGTCGTTCCGTGGCGTTCGGTTCCCGTACTTGCCCTCCTTGTCATCGCAACTGTCTTATGGAAGATGGTGCTTCCGCTCAGGACATTCTTTTCTGAAGAAGCATCGCCCGGAGCCGGAGATAACCTGGTTTCCTCCTGTATTGTCATTGAGCTGGCCAGATATTTCCGCGCCCGTACCCGCAGAGGGAACCCCTTGGTCGGAACCCGATTGGTTTTTGCCAGCTTCGACGGTGAGGAAGTCGGAGTACGAGGCTCTCGTGCATGGTTCTCCCGGAACAAGGAACAGCTCATCCCTCCGGGGACGCTGGGGTATCATTTCAACATCGACTGTCCCTACCGACTACAGGATGTGAGCTTCCTGTCCACTGACGCACATGGTACCGTACACCTGTCTCAGCAATTCGCCACCCAATGCGCTGACGTGGCGCAGAGCATAGGATATAATGTCCATTCCCAGAAAATGCCGCTGCTCGCCGGAGCTACCGATGCCACGGAGGGAGCACGTGCCGGGCTGTCGGCTACTACCCTGATGGGAGTGTCATGGGAGGATGGCAGGAAATCCGCGCCATATCATACGCCGGAGGATACGCCGGATGCTGTCGAACCGGAAGCGCTGGAAGCAGTCTTGGCCATTGCCATCAAGCTGGTCGGGACTTTGGACGGTTTGGACGGCGAAGACGCAATGGAAGCCAGTGAAGATGTGACGGAAAGCTCGGATGAGGACGCTCCCTTGAAGTTCAAGCGTCTGACAAAGAGGTAA
- the mtnA gene encoding S-methyl-5-thioribose-1-phosphate isomerase produces MTSYALHDIPDVENVTISPDARHVRIIDQTQLPMRRVFLDISQREDMYEAIHSLRVRGAPAIGIFAAYSMAVLATGIDGLPYGEFRDRLGQMGTYLDSSRPTAVNLGWAIRRIMAVVDAFPMKKVPEIVSLVCQEAIAIQEEDIGMCRKISSYGLSLVKDGDGILTHCNAGPLATSRYGTALGPLFLGKEKGMTFHVYADETRPLLQGARLTSYELHQAGIDVTLICDNMASLVMKQGRIQACFVGCDRIAANGDVANKIGTSGVAILARHYGIPVYVLGPWSTVDLACRTGDDIEIELRDGDEIKKKFFAEPTAPEGVACYNPAFDVTDHSLISAIVTDRGICRPPFTESLMALS; encoded by the coding sequence ATGACATCATATGCACTACATGACATACCGGATGTGGAAAATGTGACAATCTCACCGGATGCCCGCCATGTCAGGATCATAGACCAGACGCAGTTGCCGATGCGTCGTGTTTTTCTGGATATTTCACAGCGTGAGGACATGTATGAAGCCATCCATTCCTTGCGTGTCAGAGGAGCCCCTGCCATAGGCATCTTCGCGGCCTACAGCATGGCTGTCCTGGCCACGGGTATTGACGGGCTTCCCTATGGAGAGTTCCGCGACAGGCTTGGACAGATGGGTACGTATCTTGATTCTTCCCGCCCTACCGCGGTCAATCTTGGATGGGCAATCCGCCGTATTATGGCGGTTGTCGATGCTTTTCCAATGAAAAAAGTGCCAGAAATAGTCTCTCTTGTCTGCCAGGAGGCTATCGCCATCCAAGAGGAGGATATTGGGATGTGCCGGAAGATTTCCTCTTATGGCCTGTCCCTGGTCAAGGACGGGGACGGCATCCTGACACACTGCAACGCAGGGCCTCTGGCTACCAGCAGGTACGGTACGGCATTGGGGCCTTTGTTCCTCGGCAAAGAGAAAGGGATGACATTCCATGTGTACGCTGATGAGACAAGACCTTTGCTCCAGGGCGCTCGCTTGACTTCTTACGAACTCCATCAGGCGGGAATAGATGTCACCCTGATCTGTGACAACATGGCTTCCTTGGTGATGAAGCAGGGGAGGATACAGGCATGTTTCGTTGGATGCGATCGGATTGCGGCAAACGGAGATGTCGCGAACAAGATAGGAACCAGCGGCGTCGCCATCCTTGCGCGTCATTATGGGATTCCTGTCTATGTCCTCGGCCCGTGGTCAACCGTTGACCTTGCCTGCCGGACAGGAGATGACATTGAGATTGAACTGCGTGACGGGGATGAGATAAAGAAGAAGTTCTTCGCGGAACCCACCGCGCCGGAAGGCGTAGCCTGCTATAATCCGGCTTTTGATGTGACGGATCATTCTTTGATTTCCGCAATCGTCACGGACAGAGGCATCTGCCGACCGCCCTTCACGGAAAGTCTCATGGCACTATCATGA
- a CDS encoding sigma-54-dependent transcriptional regulator, whose protein sequence is MVTPLLITGDCHVRTAVNKVLGYKCLKVSTQEDFFTYCRKNMKPPNVVIIDTHGTKEINPPLLVSWIKETYPGCLVIELYKAGKIPLPMQKLGHCLFSLSYEDAWTTDHLPQIISRFVHARDASVCESVHESYEPRDRKCADHAFLRTHLVGSSSVMEKVREQILLFAPQTHVPVHISGETGTGKEICADMLHHFSGLKGKILRVNSSSLRGNLVDAILFGKVRGAYTDAHCDSEGLIGESTGGTLFLDEIQELSLPTQAKLLRAQENHTYTKIGTTKEQVSHFRLISASCLSLAQLKDSRVLRPDYYYRLNHLNIHMPPLRERKDDIPELCRHYLEQAGETRHVSPKGMDILMSREWEGNIRELFSVLDRARILSSRQEILEISKESLDGNHAG, encoded by the coding sequence ATGGTAACTCCCCTCCTGATCACAGGAGACTGTCATGTACGTACAGCGGTGAACAAAGTCTTGGGATACAAATGCCTGAAGGTCTCCACGCAGGAAGATTTTTTCACCTACTGCCGGAAAAACATGAAGCCTCCCAATGTTGTCATCATCGATACCCACGGCACCAAGGAAATCAATCCACCACTCCTCGTCAGCTGGATTAAAGAAACATATCCCGGCTGCCTGGTCATCGAACTTTACAAAGCTGGAAAAATTCCCCTCCCCATGCAGAAATTGGGTCATTGCCTGTTTTCCCTTTCATACGAAGATGCATGGACGACCGACCACTTGCCTCAAATCATCAGTCGATTCGTCCACGCCAGAGACGCTTCCGTTTGTGAGTCCGTCCATGAGTCATACGAACCCCGTGACAGAAAATGCGCGGATCACGCATTCCTGCGCACACATCTTGTCGGTTCCTCGTCCGTCATGGAGAAAGTAAGGGAGCAGATATTACTGTTCGCCCCTCAGACGCATGTCCCTGTGCATATCTCAGGAGAAACCGGCACCGGGAAGGAAATCTGCGCGGACATGCTCCATCATTTTTCCGGACTGAAAGGAAAAATCCTGCGGGTGAACAGCTCGTCCTTGCGCGGAAACCTGGTTGACGCCATCCTCTTTGGGAAAGTCCGAGGTGCATATACCGACGCCCATTGCGACTCCGAAGGTCTGATTGGAGAATCAACGGGCGGCACTCTTTTCCTTGATGAAATACAGGAGCTTTCCTTACCAACACAAGCCAAGCTGCTCAGGGCGCAGGAAAACCACACCTATACGAAAATCGGAACAACGAAGGAACAGGTTTCACATTTCCGTCTCATTTCAGCTTCCTGCCTTTCATTGGCTCAACTCAAGGATTCAAGGGTTCTCCGTCCGGACTATTATTATCGGCTCAATCATCTGAACATCCACATGCCTCCTTTACGGGAAAGGAAGGATGATATACCGGAATTATGCCGCCATTATCTTGAGCAGGCAGGAGAAACCCGGCACGTCTCCCCGAAGGGCATGGACATTCTCATGAGCCGGGAATGGGAGGGAAACATCAGAGAACTGTTCAGCGTCCTGGACAGGGCACGTATATTATCTTCCAGGCAAGAAATACTGGAAATCAGCAAGGAATCATTAGATGGAAACCACGCGGGATGA
- a CDS encoding adenosine kinase: MRNPSARVYGIGNTLIDIITSVTDDELARLGLHKGTMHLTDKRKRLELEAFLSGRTSVITPGGDCPNTLITLHAMGVDTTLAGKIGDDAFGKMYADRLRIMGVRNELALSSEPTGSSIILVTPDSERTMNTYLGANRFYSAHDIVLESLRLSDVFYFTGYMWDTPEQQNAIMTALKETRNRDIIVAFDVADSFAVGRYRDTFLRIITDYCDIVFANSEEARILFNNYDPHECCRSMGKLCRIAIVKDGKRGSYISRAGKVVRIPVLGSLEPVDTTGAGDIYAAGFLYGLCTGRTTDDSGEIASFLAGETISQQGAQFTEEKALRLRTALEDGSWRPAP; the protein is encoded by the coding sequence ATGAGAAATCCTTCGGCCCGTGTCTATGGAATAGGAAACACACTGATCGACATCATCACATCAGTCACAGACGATGAGCTGGCACGCCTGGGTCTGCACAAGGGCACGATGCATCTGACTGACAAACGCAAACGTCTCGAATTGGAAGCCTTCCTCAGCGGACGAACAAGCGTGATCACTCCTGGCGGGGACTGTCCCAACACACTGATTACTTTGCATGCCATGGGCGTTGACACTACGCTCGCCGGGAAGATAGGTGATGATGCATTCGGCAAGATGTACGCGGACAGGCTTCGGATCATGGGGGTTCGCAATGAACTGGCGCTATCTTCGGAGCCGACCGGTTCTTCCATCATCTTGGTCACTCCTGACTCTGAACGCACCATGAACACATATCTGGGGGCCAACCGGTTCTACTCTGCCCATGACATCGTCCTTGAGTCCCTCCGCCTGTCCGATGTCTTCTATTTCACGGGCTATATGTGGGACACCCCTGAACAACAGAATGCCATCATGACTGCCCTGAAAGAGACACGGAACAGGGATATCATTGTAGCGTTCGATGTCGCGGACTCCTTTGCCGTAGGCCGGTACCGTGACACCTTCCTCAGAATCATCACCGACTATTGCGACATTGTTTTTGCAAACAGCGAGGAAGCCCGCATCCTGTTCAACAACTACGACCCTCATGAATGTTGCAGGAGCATGGGCAAACTCTGCCGCATTGCCATTGTCAAGGATGGAAAACGCGGTTCCTACATATCACGGGCGGGGAAAGTAGTGAGGATACCGGTACTGGGTTCCCTGGAGCCTGTCGATACCACAGGCGCCGGAGACATCTACGCCGCAGGTTTCCTCTACGGACTATGCACCGGACGAACCACCGATGATTCAGGGGAAATCGCTTCATTCCTGGCGGGAGAAACCATCTCCCAGCAAGGCGCCCAATTCACCGAGGAGAAAGCCCTCCGTCTCAGGACTGCGCTGGAAGATGGTTCATGGCGGCCAGCTCCATAG